One Endozoicomonas gorgoniicola DNA window includes the following coding sequences:
- the lpxA gene encoding acyl-ACP--UDP-N-acetylglucosamine O-acyltransferase, producing the protein MAVHPTAVIHPAAIVDPTARIGAGVKIGPWTLIGPGVEIGEGTIVHSNVVIKGPAQIGRNNQIFQFSSVGEDCQDKKFAGEPTRLEIGDNNVIREGCTIHRGTIQDQSLTRIGSNNLLMAYVHIAHDCMLSDNIIMANNATLAGHVKVGDGVILGGFTTVHQFCHIGAYSMSAAQAAIFKDVPAFVMVGGNPAKPHGMNFEGMRRRGYSSELIRTLRNSYKIIYRQGLRTAEALDRLESMPGCHEVQLLIDSLKASTRGITR; encoded by the coding sequence CTGGCAGTACACCCTACCGCCGTTATTCATCCTGCGGCTATTGTTGATCCGACTGCCCGAATTGGTGCAGGCGTAAAAATTGGCCCCTGGACCCTGATTGGACCCGGTGTAGAAATTGGTGAAGGAACCATTGTCCACTCCAATGTTGTTATCAAGGGGCCTGCACAGATTGGCCGTAATAACCAGATATTCCAGTTTTCCAGTGTGGGTGAGGACTGTCAGGACAAGAAGTTTGCCGGTGAGCCGACGCGTCTGGAGATCGGTGACAATAATGTTATTCGTGAGGGCTGTACCATTCATCGTGGCACGATTCAGGATCAGAGCCTGACCCGCATTGGTAGCAATAATCTGCTGATGGCTTATGTTCATATCGCCCATGACTGTATGCTGAGCGATAACATTATCATGGCTAATAATGCGACACTGGCGGGTCATGTAAAAGTCGGTGATGGTGTTATTCTCGGCGGTTTTACGACGGTTCATCAGTTCTGTCATATTGGTGCCTACAGCATGAGTGCTGCGCAGGCAGCAATTTTTAAAGATGTGCCTGCCTTTGTTATGGTCGGTGGTAATCCGGCTAAACCTCACGGGATGAACTTTGAAGGGATGCGTCGCCGTGGCTATAGCTCCGAACTGATCCGCACATTGCGTAATAGCTACAAGATTATTTACCGTCAGGGGCTGCGAACCGCTGAAGCCCTTGACCGGCTGGAATCCATGCCAGGCTGTCATGAAGTGCAGCTTCTGATTGATTCACTGAAAGCCTCTACCCGTGGCATCACCCGATAG
- the lpxD gene encoding UDP-3-O-(3-hydroxymyristoyl)glucosamine N-acyltransferase, with protein MKQSYSYTLAELADRLGASLKGDAGKVVTGLNTLQEASESELAFLANPAYSRYLETCRAAAVILSPASAETYAGNALVLDNPYLGYAQASHLFETDKGQPVGIAESAVVSSGAQVHETAAIGENVVIEACAVIEAGVRIDAGAVIGHDSVISKDAHIGRNVTVCHGVFIGQRTIIHANAVIGADGFGNAHANGQWHKIAQIGGVVIGDDVEIGSCTCIDRGALGDTVIKSGARLDNLIQIAHNVVIGENTAIAANVGISGSTVIGKNCTIAGAAGLAGHITIADNVHLGGMAMVTKSVTRPGAYASGTGLMEAGEWRRNAVRFRKLDDIARRIRLLEKH; from the coding sequence ATGAAGCAGTCTTATTCCTACACTCTGGCTGAACTGGCAGACAGACTTGGAGCCAGTTTGAAGGGTGATGCCGGCAAAGTGGTTACAGGTCTCAATACATTGCAGGAAGCCAGTGAGTCCGAACTGGCGTTTCTGGCTAATCCAGCGTATTCCCGCTATCTGGAAACCTGCAGGGCTGCGGCCGTCATCCTGTCACCGGCGTCGGCAGAAACATACGCCGGTAATGCGCTGGTTCTGGATAATCCGTATCTCGGCTATGCGCAGGCGTCGCACCTGTTTGAAACCGATAAGGGCCAGCCTGTCGGTATTGCTGAATCCGCAGTGGTCAGTTCAGGTGCGCAGGTGCATGAAACGGCGGCTATTGGCGAAAATGTGGTGATTGAAGCCTGTGCGGTGATTGAAGCCGGTGTTCGTATAGACGCTGGGGCAGTGATCGGACACGACTCCGTTATCAGCAAAGACGCTCATATTGGTCGCAATGTTACAGTTTGCCATGGTGTGTTTATTGGACAGCGAACCATCATTCATGCCAATGCGGTGATCGGGGCGGACGGTTTTGGTAATGCTCATGCCAATGGTCAATGGCACAAAATTGCCCAGATAGGCGGAGTGGTCATTGGTGATGATGTCGAGATCGGCTCATGCACCTGCATTGACAGAGGGGCTCTGGGAGACACTGTTATCAAAAGCGGTGCCAGATTGGATAACCTTATCCAGATAGCCCACAATGTGGTGATTGGCGAAAATACAGCGATCGCGGCCAATGTTGGCATCTCTGGCAGTACTGTCATTGGTAAAAACTGTACCATAGCGGGTGCTGCCGGTCTGGCTGGTCACATAACTATTGCGGATAATGTACACCTTGGCGGTATGGCCATGGTGACCAAGTCGGTGACCAGGCCCGGTGCCTATGCTTCGGGTACGGGGCTGATGGAAGCGGGAGAGTGGCGACGCAATGCGGTCAGGTTTCGCAAGCTGGACGATATAGCCAGGCGAATCAGGCTGCTTGAAAAACACTAG
- a CDS encoding OmpH family outer membrane protein, protein MSLKQIGLALLALVMLVPAVQAADMKIAVIDSEMAVLESDASKRYSKESEKKFAPRIKLIQSLQEELQKMEADLERNAPTLSQTQVEAKQLEMRRKYEDLQMQDRQLRMDKNQADQQELSQLRPKLEKAIEEVSKEQKYDMVIERGAVRYVKPDYDITRQVIERLNKMK, encoded by the coding sequence ATGAGTTTGAAACAGATTGGATTGGCACTATTGGCTCTGGTCATGCTGGTACCCGCAGTTCAAGCTGCGGACATGAAAATTGCGGTTATTGATTCAGAGATGGCGGTGCTGGAATCTGATGCTTCCAAGCGTTACTCGAAAGAGTCTGAAAAGAAGTTTGCGCCTCGTATCAAGCTGATTCAGTCTCTGCAGGAAGAATTGCAGAAAATGGAAGCTGACCTTGAGAGAAACGCCCCGACCCTGTCCCAGACCCAGGTTGAGGCTAAACAGCTTGAAATGCGTCGTAAGTATGAAGATCTGCAGATGCAGGACCGTCAGCTGCGTATGGACAAAAACCAGGCAGACCAGCAGGAATTGAGCCAGCTGCGTCCGAAGCTGGAAAAGGCTATTGAAGAAGTCTCCAAAGAACAGAAATACGACATGGTTATTGAGCGTGGCGCTGTTCGTTATGTTAAACCCGATTACGACATTACCCGTCAGGTCATTGAACGTCTGAACAAGATGAAGTAA
- the dnaE gene encoding DNA polymerase III subunit alpha, giving the protein MSARFIHLRLHTEFSLSDGLVRVKPLIKAVSEAGFPAIAVTDQSNLYSLVKFYSGTQGAGLKPISGADLWVSHSDPDLEPVRMVLLSMNENGYRNLTELISQSFLENQVHGRAIVKREWIREKSEGLIALSGAKDGDVGQAIVNGNLPLAEQLTREWMDVFPDRYYLELHRTNRTGDEECVHGSVALAAKLGCPVVATNDVMFLTREEFEAHESRVCIGESMTLDDPRRIKRYSEEQYLKSEDEMIELFSDIPEAIENTVEIARRCSVYVHLGEYFLPEFPVPEGMTMDEYFRKFSHDGLTERLRFILQPDDPEYTEKEKIYRDRLDFELDIILQMGFPGYFLIVMDFIQWSKKNGIPVGPGRGSGAGSLVAYAQKITDLDPIQYDLLFERFLNPERVSMPDFDVDFCMDGRDKVIDYVARTYGRNAVSQIITFGTMAAKAVVRDVARVQGKSFGLADKLSKLIPFEVGMTLNKAFEQEGMLRDFLEGDEQAREIWEMALKLEGVTRNVGKHAGGVVIAPTKLTDFAPLYCDEHGQGVVTQFDKNDVESAGLVKFDFLGLRTLTIIDWALKMINPRRQQRGEEPLDIMQIDLEDKTSYDMLKRAETTAVFQLESRGMKDLIKRLLPDCFEDIIALVALFRPGPLQSGMVDNFINRKHGREELSFPDAQYQHESLQPILQPTYGIILYQEQVMQIAQVLAGYTLGGADMLRRAMGKKKPEEMAKQRSIFEEGAIQQGVDGELAMKIFDLVEKFAGYGFNKSHSAAYALVSYQTLWLKAHYPAEFMAAVMSSDMQNTDKVVTFIEECRDIGLTVLPPNVNSGEYMFGVNDDGHIVYGLGAIKGVGEGPIEAIVEARQEGGDFKDLFDFCERTDAKRINKRVLEALIRSGALDLMGPKPGTKKALNFNRAVLEASQAEAIKAADQAAKSFDSGHSDLFGALVPAGEENVYDSYQSVSEWTDKSRLSGEKDTLGLYLTGHPIDEYEHEIKHFIRNRIKDLQPARGDTQNIAGLVVAMRVMKNKRGDKMCFITLDDRTGRIEVSIFADVFEQFHELLKMDAVIVVEGEVTHDDYSGSLKVRTRKILNIVDARSHYARQIVLQLSAGQMDRGFNQRLSGLLQQHPGRLPVQIDYSREDASASLVLGEKWNVSPSDDLVLNLRQWLGKGAAKIEYR; this is encoded by the coding sequence ATGTCCGCACGTTTTATACACCTGAGATTGCATACCGAATTTTCCCTGAGTGATGGATTAGTCCGGGTCAAGCCTTTGATCAAGGCGGTTTCGGAAGCAGGTTTTCCTGCCATAGCGGTTACGGATCAGTCGAATCTGTACTCGCTGGTGAAGTTTTATAGCGGTACTCAGGGAGCGGGTCTTAAGCCCATCAGTGGCGCAGATCTGTGGGTTTCCCACAGTGATCCGGATCTGGAACCGGTTCGGATGGTGCTGCTGTCTATGAATGAAAATGGTTATCGCAACCTGACCGAGCTGATTTCCCAGTCCTTTCTTGAGAACCAGGTGCATGGCAGGGCTATCGTCAAACGCGAGTGGATCAGGGAGAAGTCTGAGGGGTTGATTGCCCTGTCTGGAGCTAAAGACGGTGATGTGGGACAGGCGATTGTCAACGGTAATCTGCCTCTGGCGGAACAGTTGACCCGGGAATGGATGGACGTGTTTCCGGATCGCTATTACCTGGAGCTGCACCGAACCAATCGAACGGGTGATGAGGAGTGTGTACACGGTTCAGTGGCGCTGGCAGCCAAACTGGGCTGTCCGGTAGTCGCGACCAATGATGTCATGTTTCTGACCCGTGAAGAGTTTGAGGCTCACGAGTCCAGGGTGTGCATTGGCGAGAGTATGACGCTGGACGATCCTCGTCGTATAAAACGGTACAGTGAGGAGCAGTATCTCAAGTCGGAAGACGAGATGATTGAGCTGTTCTCGGACATTCCTGAAGCTATTGAGAATACCGTCGAAATAGCCCGGCGCTGTTCGGTTTATGTACATCTGGGTGAATACTTCCTGCCGGAGTTTCCAGTGCCGGAAGGCATGACCATGGATGAATACTTTCGCAAGTTTTCCCATGATGGCCTGACCGAGCGACTTCGGTTTATTTTGCAACCGGATGACCCGGAGTACACAGAAAAAGAAAAAATTTACCGGGATCGTCTCGATTTTGAGCTGGACATTATTCTGCAGATGGGTTTTCCCGGCTACTTCCTGATCGTAATGGACTTTATCCAGTGGTCCAAGAAAAACGGTATTCCGGTAGGCCCCGGGCGGGGTTCCGGTGCCGGCTCCCTGGTGGCTTATGCTCAGAAAATTACCGACCTTGATCCGATTCAGTATGATCTGCTGTTCGAACGGTTTCTGAACCCGGAACGTGTTTCCATGCCTGACTTTGACGTCGACTTCTGCATGGACGGACGAGACAAGGTGATTGATTACGTTGCCCGGACCTACGGGCGCAATGCGGTTTCCCAGATCATTACCTTTGGTACCATGGCTGCCAAGGCGGTAGTGCGTGATGTGGCAAGGGTTCAGGGCAAGTCCTTTGGTCTGGCTGACAAACTGTCCAAGCTGATTCCCTTTGAAGTCGGCATGACCCTGAACAAGGCCTTTGAGCAGGAAGGCATGCTACGTGACTTTCTGGAGGGGGATGAGCAGGCCCGGGAAATCTGGGAGATGGCGCTGAAGCTGGAGGGTGTTACCCGGAACGTAGGTAAACACGCGGGTGGTGTGGTTATCGCGCCGACCAAACTGACTGACTTTGCCCCCCTGTATTGTGACGAACACGGTCAGGGTGTAGTGACCCAGTTCGACAAGAACGATGTGGAATCAGCAGGTCTGGTCAAGTTCGACTTTCTGGGGCTGCGAACCCTGACCATCATCGACTGGGCGCTGAAAATGATTAACCCCCGTCGTCAGCAACGGGGTGAAGAGCCGCTGGATATTATGCAAATCGATCTGGAAGACAAGACTTCCTACGATATGCTCAAGCGCGCTGAAACCACCGCAGTATTCCAGCTTGAATCCCGTGGTATGAAGGATCTGATTAAACGACTTCTGCCTGACTGTTTCGAAGATATTATTGCACTGGTGGCGCTGTTCCGCCCCGGGCCTTTGCAGTCGGGCATGGTGGATAACTTCATTAACCGTAAGCATGGTCGTGAAGAGTTGTCGTTCCCCGATGCCCAGTACCAGCACGAATCGCTGCAACCGATTCTGCAGCCCACCTACGGCATTATTCTCTATCAGGAGCAGGTGATGCAGATCGCCCAGGTACTGGCAGGTTATACCCTCGGTGGTGCAGACATGTTGCGCCGGGCGATGGGTAAGAAAAAGCCGGAAGAGATGGCCAAGCAGCGTTCCATCTTCGAGGAAGGGGCGATTCAGCAGGGGGTTGATGGTGAGCTGGCCATGAAAATCTTCGACCTGGTGGAGAAATTCGCCGGTTATGGTTTTAACAAATCCCACTCGGCGGCTTATGCGCTGGTGTCCTATCAGACCCTGTGGCTGAAGGCTCATTACCCTGCAGAATTTATGGCGGCGGTCATGAGTTCTGATATGCAGAACACCGACAAGGTCGTGACCTTTATAGAAGAGTGTCGAGATATAGGGCTGACCGTTCTGCCGCCGAACGTGAATAGTGGTGAATATATGTTTGGCGTTAACGACGACGGGCATATTGTCTATGGGCTGGGTGCGATCAAGGGGGTTGGTGAAGGCCCGATTGAAGCCATTGTTGAAGCACGGCAAGAAGGCGGTGACTTTAAAGACCTGTTCGATTTTTGTGAGCGTACAGACGCCAAACGTATTAACAAGCGTGTGCTGGAGGCGCTGATTCGCTCTGGTGCTCTGGACCTGATGGGGCCAAAACCCGGAACGAAAAAAGCGCTGAATTTTAACCGGGCTGTACTGGAAGCCAGTCAGGCGGAGGCGATTAAGGCGGCTGATCAGGCGGCAAAGAGTTTTGATTCCGGTCATAGCGACTTGTTTGGTGCATTAGTGCCAGCCGGTGAAGAGAATGTGTACGACAGTTATCAGTCCGTGTCTGAGTGGACTGACAAGAGTCGCCTGAGTGGTGAAAAGGATACCCTTGGGCTGTACCTGACCGGTCACCCGATTGATGAATACGAGCATGAAATAAAGCACTTTATCCGTAACCGGATAAAAGACCTGCAGCCAGCCCGTGGGGATACTCAGAATATTGCCGGTTTGGTCGTGGCCATGCGGGTCATGAAGAACAAGCGTGGCGACAAGATGTGCTTTATCACCCTGGATGATCGTACTGGTCGAATAGAGGTGTCTATTTTTGCCGATGTCTTTGAGCAGTTTCATGAATTGCTCAAGATGGACGCTGTGATTGTGGTCGAAGGCGAAGTCACTCACGATGACTATTCCGGCAGCCTGAAGGTGAGAACCAGAAAAATACTGAATATTGTGGATGCCCGTAGCCATTATGCGCGTCAGATTGTTTTGCAACTGAGCGCCGGGCAGATGGATCGTGGTTTTAATCAGCGCCTTTCCGGTCTGTTGCAGCAGCATCCGGGTCGTTTGCCGGTACAGATTGACTATAGCCGTGAAGATGCGTCTGCCAGCCTGGTTCTGGGTGAAAAGTGGAATGTTAGTCCAAGTGATGATCTGGTTCTCAATCTTCGTCAGTGGCTGGGTAAAGGTGCAGCAAAAATCGAATATCGTTAG
- the lpxB gene encoding lipid-A-disaccharide synthase, which yields MSKPLTFAMVAGEASGDLLGAALVREIKRHHPDARCYGIGGPGMIAEGFESLFPMERLSVMGLVEVLGRLRELLGIRKRLRETFLQDRPDVFIGIDAPDFNLALERHLKSNGIPTVHYVSPQVWAWREGRLKKIRRSVDHMLCLLPFEAEYYQGHDVPVTFVGHPLADQVAMEPDQTLARQSLNIAGDGPVMAILPGSRKAEVARLSDLFLETARQVRQQIPSIRFLIPAANERRKQQLLPVLEGYPDLDIVLTDGRASEVMAASDAILIASGTASLEAALHKRPMVISYRMAKLSFAILSRLVKVKHVGLPNLLSDKPMVPELLQDEATVENLTKAMLKALQDEPWRQEVTGNFADIHRTLKRDASVLAWQAIQSVIGKYDVR from the coding sequence ATGTCAAAACCTCTGACTTTTGCCATGGTGGCGGGTGAAGCATCGGGCGACCTTTTGGGTGCAGCTCTGGTTCGGGAAATTAAACGTCATCATCCGGACGCACGTTGCTACGGTATTGGTGGTCCCGGGATGATCGCCGAAGGTTTTGAAAGCCTGTTTCCCATGGAGCGACTTTCGGTCATGGGGCTGGTTGAAGTACTCGGGCGTTTGCGTGAGCTGTTGGGTATTCGCAAACGCTTGCGGGAAACCTTTCTGCAGGATCGTCCGGATGTCTTTATTGGCATTGATGCGCCGGATTTCAACCTGGCGCTTGAGCGTCATCTGAAAAGTAATGGCATTCCCACGGTGCATTATGTCAGTCCGCAAGTCTGGGCCTGGCGTGAAGGGCGGCTGAAAAAGATACGCCGTTCCGTGGATCATATGCTCTGTCTGCTGCCATTTGAGGCGGAGTATTATCAGGGGCATGATGTGCCAGTCACTTTTGTTGGGCATCCGCTGGCGGATCAGGTGGCAATGGAGCCTGATCAGACCCTGGCCCGTCAATCATTGAACATTGCCGGCGACGGGCCGGTGATGGCCATTTTGCCGGGCAGTCGTAAGGCGGAAGTGGCTCGCCTGTCAGACTTATTTCTGGAGACTGCCCGTCAGGTTCGCCAACAGATTCCATCCATTCGATTTCTGATTCCTGCAGCGAACGAACGTCGAAAGCAGCAGTTGTTGCCGGTTTTGGAAGGTTACCCCGATCTGGATATTGTGCTGACCGATGGCCGTGCCTCAGAGGTGATGGCGGCGTCAGACGCGATTCTGATTGCTTCGGGTACCGCTTCACTGGAAGCCGCTCTGCACAAACGCCCCATGGTGATCAGTTATCGTATGGCAAAACTGAGCTTTGCGATTTTAAGCCGGCTGGTGAAAGTGAAGCATGTCGGACTGCCCAACCTGTTAAGCGACAAACCGATGGTGCCCGAACTGTTGCAGGATGAGGCAACGGTGGAAAATCTTACGAAGGCCATGCTGAAGGCGTTGCAGGATGAGCCCTGGCGTCAGGAAGTGACCGGTAATTTTGCCGATATCCACCGAACCCTGAAGCGTGATGCCAGTGTTTTGGCCTGGCAAGCCATTCAGTCTGTGATTGGGAAATACGATGTCAGGTAA
- a CDS encoding IS1182 family transposase yields the protein MSPPPKFKDSPVEFDQHLLFPTNIFDLLPKDHDCYIYETIFQNIDTSEVEKQYHHLGQHAYPPKLIVGILIYAYSHGVFSSREIEKRCRQDLAFMYISQMNCPNFRVLGDFRKNNLSFFHDCFKQSVKLAMELKLASLGHISLDGSKFKANSSKHKAMSYGRLKAKEAELSAEVDELIKKASQCDQEEDDAYKETNGYSIPEDLLFKEERLKKIKAAKKALEEREKALNPDEPIDDKKQISFADHDARMMSKKGYCEYSYNAQINVDADHQIIVGQHISQRANDVQEVEPALQALSESTDGAAVDKWSMDNGYFSGPNLHTLDKHGIDGYIATDKEEKPAVTDLENTDRKFVKADFTYNIEADVFICPAGEKLVTNPASKAKRKGYRANKEVCRECAYRSRCSGSKKSAGKVIRTDKFETARQAMNKKMETSEAKAVYERRKVIAEPPFGQIKNSGFRSFSLRGKEKVEAEFSLVCTVHNFKKIVKKALTGSLRLEDLKKVEKAA from the coding sequence ATGTCGCCACCACCAAAATTCAAGGATAGCCCTGTTGAGTTCGACCAGCACCTGCTGTTTCCAACCAACATCTTTGATCTTCTTCCCAAAGATCATGACTGCTACATCTATGAGACCATCTTCCAGAACATTGATACCTCGGAAGTTGAAAAGCAGTACCATCACCTTGGACAGCATGCCTACCCACCCAAGCTGATCGTAGGTATCCTGATCTACGCCTACAGTCATGGTGTATTCAGCTCCCGTGAAATAGAAAAACGGTGTCGGCAGGACTTGGCATTCATGTACATCTCTCAGATGAATTGCCCAAACTTTCGGGTCCTGGGGGACTTCCGCAAAAACAACCTGTCGTTTTTTCATGACTGTTTCAAACAGTCCGTCAAGCTGGCGATGGAGCTGAAACTGGCATCGCTTGGGCATATCAGCCTGGATGGTTCGAAATTCAAAGCCAACAGTTCAAAGCATAAGGCCATGAGCTACGGCCGGCTTAAAGCCAAAGAGGCAGAACTCAGCGCTGAGGTTGATGAACTGATCAAAAAAGCCAGCCAGTGCGATCAGGAAGAAGACGACGCCTACAAAGAAACCAATGGCTACAGTATTCCTGAAGACCTCCTGTTTAAAGAAGAACGGCTGAAGAAAATTAAGGCTGCTAAAAAAGCACTGGAAGAGCGTGAGAAAGCCCTCAATCCGGACGAGCCAATAGACGACAAGAAACAGATTAGCTTTGCAGACCATGATGCCCGGATGATGAGCAAGAAGGGGTACTGCGAATACAGCTACAATGCTCAAATTAATGTAGATGCGGATCACCAGATCATTGTCGGCCAACACATCAGTCAACGCGCCAACGACGTACAGGAAGTAGAGCCTGCTCTTCAGGCTTTGTCAGAATCTACCGATGGCGCGGCTGTGGATAAATGGAGTATGGACAACGGCTATTTTTCAGGGCCAAATCTGCACACCTTGGATAAACATGGAATAGACGGTTATATCGCTACTGACAAGGAAGAAAAACCGGCTGTTACGGACCTTGAAAATACTGATCGAAAATTTGTCAAAGCGGATTTTACATACAATATTGAAGCTGACGTCTTCATCTGTCCGGCTGGGGAAAAATTGGTTACCAATCCAGCCAGTAAAGCTAAGAGGAAAGGCTACCGGGCAAACAAGGAAGTATGCCGAGAGTGCGCTTACCGCTCCAGATGCAGTGGCTCCAAGAAAAGTGCAGGCAAGGTAATTCGCACAGACAAGTTTGAAACTGCACGACAAGCCATGAATAAAAAAATGGAAACAAGCGAAGCGAAAGCGGTATACGAACGTCGCAAAGTAATAGCGGAACCGCCGTTTGGTCAGATAAAAAACTCTGGATTCAGGAGTTTCAGTCTGCGCGGGAAAGAGAAAGTGGAAGCAGAGTTTTCACTGGTATGCACAGTGCATAATTTCAAAAAAATTGTGAAGAAAGCTTTAACGGGGTCACTCCGTCTTGAGGATTTAAAAAAGGTTGAAAAAGCGGCATAA
- the fabZ gene encoding 3-hydroxyacyl-ACP dehydratase FabZ produces the protein MISIEEIRKILPHRYPFLLVDRVLEVDLEKNVIECIKNISVNEPQFNGHFPEHPIMPGVLLIESMAQAAGILGHQMRAKDVDDHKIYYFAGADKVRFRQPVTPGDQVRLKAEFIAMKREIWKFSCAASVDGKIVCSADVTCARKEL, from the coding sequence ATGATCTCGATCGAGGAAATCAGGAAAATTTTACCCCATCGCTACCCATTTCTGTTGGTCGATCGGGTGCTGGAAGTAGATCTTGAAAAGAATGTGATTGAGTGTATCAAGAACATTTCAGTCAATGAGCCTCAGTTTAACGGTCACTTTCCGGAACATCCGATTATGCCCGGGGTGTTGCTGATCGAGTCAATGGCTCAGGCTGCCGGCATACTCGGTCACCAGATGAGAGCTAAAGACGTCGATGACCATAAGATTTATTATTTCGCCGGTGCCGATAAAGTGCGCTTTCGCCAGCCAGTGACCCCCGGTGATCAGGTCAGGCTGAAAGCTGAATTTATAGCCATGAAGCGTGAAATCTGGAAATTTTCCTGTGCAGCTTCGGTTGATGGTAAGATAGTCTGCTCTGCTGATGTAACCTGTGCAAGAAAGGAACTTTAG